TCTTTTTCAACCCTTATTCCGATGAGACCAGCTGGAAACCAGCCTTAACTACGTTCGTTATGCTGTTTCTTCCAGCCAGCTTGGCGATGCTCGGGGTGCTTTATTCCTACCGGTTGCTGCTGCTGGTTGCTTTTGGATGGTCGATATTGCCAAGCCTGTATCTGGCAGCCACGCCTGGGATATTTGCTTGGTTTGGAGCTACATCTCTTGGCTATTTATTCGCTTATCTTCTCATGAAACCTTATCGTCCTGGTTGAGTTCAGTACCATTAATAGGTTGCTGGTGGTAAAATAAGGCTGTACTAAGATATTGACGTTGAGGGAGTGAAGGCATGTTCAAACAATGGAAGAAGGGGCTGGCGGCAGTAACCGGCACCTTGACGCTCGCGGTGGCACTGGTTGGACCGAGCGTTGCGCCGGCTTATGCCGATGAGGTTACAGCCAAGGATACATATCATATTGTAGCGCTGGGGGACTCGTTGACTGTCGGGTATGAGCCGGGAATGGATCTGAACAGCAAGCCTTACGGTTTTGTTGACCGGCTGTATGAGCAAGGTTTGTTCCACGGCCGGACCGAGGTAACGAATCTGGGGATCGGCGGATTGAAAACCGATGGGCTGAACCATTACGTCAAGGCCGTCTTGGATGAACGCGCAATTACGGCGGAAGAGCTGCAGCCTGGGCTAAGCGGCATCGATCCACGCACGAAGCAGATTGGCGCTGACGCAGCGAAAGCCAAGCCGATTATCGCGGGTGCGGATCTGATAACCATTACGATCGGCGGCAATGACATGATGAGTCTGGTCAGTACCGTGGAAACATTAAGCGATGAACAGTTGAAAACAAAGATGCAGGAACTGTTCAAGATCTATACCGATAATGTCTCATCCGTCATTACCAACTTGCGCGCCATCAATCCGGATGCCGCAATTGTGGTGGCGGACCAGTATAATCCAGTGCCCAAAGTCGCTGACGAGATCGCATATGCTAAACTGCTTGCAGCATCCGGAGAGTTTACGAAGCTGGTGGAAGGCGTAGCTGACAGTTTTGCCACTCAGGGCGTGAATATTAAGGTAGCCCATGTGGCGAAGAAGTTCGTGGGCTCCGAGCTGACGATGACCCATATCCTGAAAGACGATATTCATCCGAACCAATATGGATATGAGACGATGGCCGGTGTGTTCGCAGAGACGATCTGGGGCAGCTACAAGAATCCCGCTGTTCAAGAACAGGGGCAGCCGATGCGCATCATCGTGAAGGGGCAGGAGCTGAACACGCCGTATAAGCCGATTCTTCGCGATAATCTGAATTACGTAGCGATACAGGATATCGTAGATGCAGTGGGGGCGACGACCACATGGGAAAATAAAACGTCCAGTGCAACGATTACGTTTGGAGATCAGACGGTGGTAGTGAAGATCGGTGCCAAAACCGTTCAAGTTAACGGAACGGCTGTACCGATCGATACGCCGGCTTTCCTGCAAAAAGTAGGAAAAGAGGATAAAACCTACGTCCCGCTCGCGGTGATTGCATCCGGTCTTGGTTTTGACGTTCAATACAGCACCAAATTGCGTACCGCATTCATTAATTTGTAATCCCATAAGCAAGCTGCATCGGCTGGAAGGAGCCGATGCAGCTTTTTTTGTCATTAGCGTTTTTGTGATGTTTTTAACATAAGTAACTCCAGGCAGATGGTACAATACGACATCATTTCCTTTCATCGGTTTGATATCAGATCAGATTTTTAACCCATTTCAATGACATATGGAAAGTGGCAGATCCGTGAAATGGGCAGGGGAAGGCTTATGGAATGTCGAATCTTGGAAGAAACATAGATATGGCATTATAGGGGGATCAAGGAATGAATGGACCGATGATCGTTACGTTGTCTGTTTTGGCCGTGGCATCCGCATTGTTCATGTCGGGAAAAGTGCGGTCGGATTTGGTCGCGATCGGCGTGTTGATGGTACTTATGCTAACGGACATTTTAAGTCCGGCTGAAGCCCTTTCGGGCTTTTCCAATTCGGTTGTCATCATGATGATCGGTTTGTTTGTTGTGGGCGGGGGGATTTTTCATACCGGATTAGCCAAGATGGCAAGCGGAAAGCTGCTGAAGCTTGGAGGGGGAAGCGAGACCCGGCTCTTGATTATGATCATGCTGGTAACGTCGCTCATTGGCGGATTCGTCAGTAATACCGGCACGGTAGCGGTCATGCTGCCCATTGTTGTCAGTCTGGCGTTCAGCGCCGAGATTAGTCCGGGGCGGCTGCTGATGCCCCTTGCTTTTGCCAGCAGCTTGGGGGGCATGCTCACGTTAATCGGCACACCGCCGAATCTCGTGATTCAGGAGACGCTGATCAACGCAGGATACGAACGGCTGTCGTTCTTTGCTTTTTTGCCGATCGGACTTGTCTGTTTGGCAACGGGGATCCTCGCGATATTGTTCCTTCGCCGTTTTCTTCCCAGCAATGAAGAAGGGGGTGCAGGTAAACAGGGCGGGCGCTCGCTTCGAGAGCTGGCCAAACAGTATCGGCTGACCCAGAACCTGTATCGGATTCAGGTTAGTGCCGATTCCTCCATTCGATCCAAAACATTGCGGGAGCTGGACATTCCGGCGAGGTTCGAAGTGAACGTCATTGAAATCCGCCGTAAAATGTCGGCCAAGAATCAATTCTTCAAAACGATCAACCAGGAAATCGCCGGTCCCGAGACCATGATTGAGGAAGACGATATTCTGTATGTAAACGGCCCGTTCGAGCGGGCCTCGGAGTTTGCGGAGACGTATGGGCTTGTCATGCTGGACCAGCGTGTACCCGAGCATCGAAAACGTACGGAGGAGTCGCAGTACGCCACGAGTGACGTCGGCATTGCCGAGGTGATGCTGACTCCGTCCTCTCGCCTGATTGGCCGGCTCGTCAAGCACTCGGGTTTCCGCGAGAAATATCGGGTGAACATATTGGGGATTCAGCGAAAAGAACAGTATCTTCTGCATCATCTGAAGGAAGAGAAAATGCGCTTTGGCGACGCGCTGCTCGTTCAGGGAACATGGAAGGATATAGCCCTTCTGGCGGCCGAGCAAACGGATGTCGTGGTGGTGGGGCAGCCCGTGGAGGAGTCGCGCAAAGTGACGATGGACCACAAAGCGCCGATTGCGGCCGGGATTATGCTCTTGATGGTGATCCTGCTGGTGACCGAATGGATTCCGGCGGTGGCCTCCGTGATGATTGCCGCGGTGTTGATGGTGGTGTTCGGATGCGTGCGTAACATGGAGGAGGCCTACAAGACGGTCAACTGGGAGAGCATCGTACTCATTGGCGGCATGATTCCGATGTCCATTGCCATCGAGAAAACGGGAGCCGCCACGCTGATCTCGGATATGCTGGTCCATTCACTGGGAAGCTATGGTTCGCTTGCCCTGCTGGCAGGAGTGTACTTCACCACCTCGCTGTTAACGATGTTCATCAGCAATACGGCTTGCGCCGTATTATTCGCGCCGATTGCGTTATCGGCTGCGATCCAGATGGGAGCCAGTCCGTATCCGTTTCTGTTCGCCGTCTCCATTGGAGCGAGTATGTGCTTTGCCTCACCGTTCTCCACGCCGCCGAACGCGCTCGTTATGTCGGCTGGCCGTTATAAATTCAGCCATTATGTGAAGGTCGGATTGCCGCTTCAACTGGTGATCGGCCTGGTCATGATGGCGGTACTGCCGCTGTTCTTTCCGTTCTAAAGGAGAACCGGCACATAACACCCGCATGTTCCATCCGATGAGGATTGCGCATGCGGGTGTTATTCCATTTTGGGGGCAGCATGTCGTGAAGCCTTGTCCGATCAGTACCCCCTTACTCCTCGATCGATCGACTCCCGCCAGACACGCCCGCCGCTTTTGCAGGAAATCGCCTGTCGTAAGGCTAATACATCCACTTAGGACTTTCTGCCTGATCGTAAAAATACGCATCATTTCCGTAGAAATGACTACGCTGATGCCGCTGGATTGTTGCTATGCTTGAGAAAGCCGGAGGTGCAAGGGCCGATGAAGAACCGCTTGAAAAATCCACTGGGCCGAATGAATATCAAGCAGCAGATGATTCTGCTGTTCCTGGTGCTGGTCATTCCGTTGTTTGCGCTGAACGCCTACGGGAATTCCATGGCCGGTCAAATCCTGAAGCGCCATGTGACCAATGCTTATATCGAACTGAACAAGCAGAACTTTAAGCTGATTAACCGTGATATTGAAACCGTTAACAAAGTGACCTCCACGGTCATCCAAAATTCGCAGATCCAGCAGCTGGATCCCTTTGCCGAGGACACCGTTCTCGCGCGCGTCAAAAACTACGAGCGGCTGGAAAAGATGCTGCTGTCCTTCTCCCAAGAGACGGATGAACGCGAGCCGGTTTATTACTCGCTCTATGTGTATGACCCGAACAACAGCTATTTCTTTGCTCCCTATTACCCTGACCGCCGAAAAGCGGGGGTATATTTTTTCTCCGACGAGAAGGAGAAGCCGGCATGGTTCGATGAAGCCGTGGCGATGAAAGGGAACGGGTATCTCAAGCGCATAGCGAATCTGTCGCCGCCGGTACAAGGGCGCCAGGATCAAGAGACCTTAAGCTATGTAAGGGCCGTGAACAATATTTATAAGGGCGGAACCATCGGCGTTCTGGTGGTCACGAATTTAGACGCCCGGATCGGCGAGTCGTTATCGACGGTTTCGATTCCGGATGGGGAGCTGTATTTTACGGATGGGAACGACCATATCCTGACTTCGTCGGTACAAGGCATGGCAGGGAGGCTGGAATTGCCCCCTGAAGCGGATCCGGGTCAATCCACGATCGGCATCATGGACGTGATCACGTCGGATTTTATCTATGTTATTGACTATAACTACGTGCTCAATCAGAAGCTGGTCTACAAGGTGCCCGTCAAAACGCTGCTCGCCCAGCAAAGCGAGATGAAACGTGTTATCCAGGTCATCTCCATCGCCTACTTTGCCGTGGGTCTCATTATCGTTTTTTATTTCTGGCAGTCGCTGATGACGCCGCTCCAGAAGCTGGCGCATTTTGTGAGAAGGTATGAACCGGGGAACGTCGTGCCGGAAACCCCCTACAGGCGCAGAAAAGATGAAGTCAGTGTCCTCATCTCCACGATCTATGACATGGCCCGCCGATTGAATGATCTGATCCACTACAAATACCGTATGGATCTGAAGCAGAAGGAAGCGCAGCTGCAGCTGCTGTATCAGCAGATTAACCCCCATTTGCTGTATAACACCTTGGAAAGCATCTATTGGAAGAGCACGATGGAGGGCAATACCGAGTCCGCCGAGATGATCAAGGATTTGTCCAAATTGATGAAGATCAGTCTCAGCCGTGGGCGGGATCTCATCACGCTTGGGGAAGAGCTTGAGCATGCGGGGGCTTATATCAATCTGCAGCTGAACCGTTACGATTATCAGTTTACCGTCCACTGGGAAGTGCCCGAGTCCTTGCTGGTGAACCAAGTGCCGAAGATTACGCTGCAGCCGCTGCTGGAGAACGCGATCATTCATGGCATTAAAAATATGGGCGAGGACGGAATCATCCGGATTTCAGGCCATATAGAAGAGGGACAATGCCGGATCGTCATTGAAGATAACGGCTTCCGCCCCGTAAACTACGAGTCCATCCACAGGCTGCTCCATGATGAAGCGCCGGACCCTTCGCTGGGCTACGGCATCCGCAATATCCAGGAGCGGCTCCAGCTGCATTTTGGAAGCGGCTGCGGTCTGCAATATAAACCAAGAGAAGAAGGGGGAACCCGCGTGACGATCACGATTCCCCGAATAGATGAAACAACCATTATCGCAACCGGACAGGAGGTTTCCTGATGTATAACATTTTGGTGGTAGATGACGAGCCTTTGATCTGCAAGGGCTTGGCCGGGCTGTTAACGTCCTCGGGCCTGGCCATCGATGGGATTGCTACGGCCTACAGCGGGCAGGAAGCACTGGATTACATACGGATGGGAGATATCGACCTGCTGGTCACCGATATCCAGATGGGCGAGATGAACGGCATCGAGCTGATGCAGCAGGCCAAGATCGTGAAGCCGTGGGTTCAGACGATCATTATTTCAGCCCATGAAACATTTCAATATGCACAGCGGGCGCTCCAGCTCGGTGCCAAGGATTATTTGATCAAACCGCTGAACAGCGAGCAGTTTCTGGATTCGGTTCGCAGCGTTCTGCTCAAGATGGATCGACCGGCGCCTCAGATAGAGCCATTTCTCATGGCCGATAACGAGCATTTTCGGATGGAGGAGACTCCGTCCGAACGAATAGAGCGGCTGAATCAGCGGCTCTCCACGGAGCGGGATCAGCCGCAACTGGCCGGCCTAGACGAATCGGAGCTGGGCTTGATCGGTCCTTATTTTGCCGTTATCAAGATGAAGCTGGGCTTAAGGGAAGACAGCAGCGCTTCTTTTTCAAGGAAAGATATAAGCCTGATTCAATATGCCGCGCTGAATGTCGCCAAGGAGCTGCTGGAGCAGGAGCCGCACGCCTTCGTATTCTATTCGCCGGAGCGGGACATCAACATCATCCTCCAATGGAGCGAGCAGGAGATGGAGGAGAATGCGGGCGGCAAGATCCAGCATCTGGAGATGATCGGCCGGAGTCTGCACCACCATGTGGAGCTGTACCTGAAACGAAGCTGTACCGTTGGGATCAGCCAAATATTGAGGGGGCCCGAATTTTTGAGTGTGCTCAGCCGTCAGGCGGACAAAGCGATGCTGTGGAGCGAGCAGCTGCAGGACTTCCACGTGTTTTATTACGGGGATTTCAATTGGCACAACTATGCCCAGGAGACGTCGCATGAGGTGCTCTCGAGCCAGGGCAATCGGATCGTGGAGAATACAAGGCAATATATCGAGGAGCATTACCGCCAGAAGGGATTGACGATTCACGAGATAGCCAAGAACAATCACGTGAGCCCGAACTATTTGAGTTATCTGTTCAAAAAATATACCGGCAGCAGCCTGTGGGAGTATGTCGTGAAGCTGCGGATGGAGGAGAGCAGGTCCCTGATTCTGAGCACGGATCTCCGCCGCTACGAAATCGCGGAGCGAGTCGGCTATGAATCTCCGGAGCATTTCAGCAAAATCTTCAAAAAATATTACGGCGTCAGCCCCAGCGAGCTAAAGAAGTAAGAACGGCTATACTTCACATAGTTTTAGACATGTTGTAAGACTCCCTGTCTTTTTACAATTAAAGCTGGACATTTAATTAAGGAATGAGGGAGTCAGATGGAAGAAACGGCCATGCCGCAAGGCCAGGCTCGGATAGAGCCCGGTCATCGCACCCGACAGGAGCACAAGCGCAAGCCGCTGTGGAAGAAGTACATATGGGGGTATATGTTCCTCGTTCCAGCCATTGCGATCTTTATCGTCTTTTTGTGGGTGCCGATCTTGAAAGGGGTCTTTTACAGCTTTTTTCATATCGATTTCGTAAAAGGAAACACCTTCGTCGGGTTCGATAATTATGCCAAGGTTCTCAGCAATCCCGATCTGCTGGTTTCCGTTCGAAATACATTGTATTTTATGCTGTTAACGCTGGTCATCGGCTTCTGGGTGCCCATCGCGGCCTCTATCGCCATCTCGGAGCTGAAGCTGTTCCAGGGCTTCGCCCGGATTGCGGCGTATCTACCGTTTGTCGTGCCCGGCGTCGTGCTTTACGGCATGTGGAGGTGGATGTATGACCCGGTAGGTCCGATCAACGCCCTGTTCGGCTTCTTTGGGGCAGAACCGGTATCCTTTATTTCGGATAGCCGTTTCTCCATGGTGTCGCTGGTCGTGATGGAGACATGGCAGCAATTTGGCTCGGCGATGCTGATCTATCTGGCCGGCGTGCTCAGCATACCGAAGGATTGGTATGAAGCCGCAGAGATCGACGGTGCGGGCGTATGGGCCCGGATTAAATACATTACGCTCCCCTCGATGCGCAATTTGATTATGCTCATGCTGATCCTGCAGCTGATCGGCACTTCGCAGGCGTACCAGTCGCAGCTTGCAATGCTGGACGGCGGACCGAACAAGGCCACGCTCACCTATGCGCTTCTAACCGTAAAATACGCGTTTAACCAGCTGGATTACGGGGCAGGAACCGCGATGGGCATCTTGATGTTCCTGGTGCTGAGTTTGCTGGGCATCCTGCAATTCAAGATGAACAGGGAGGAGTACTAGGATGAAAGAGAGAGGCATACTGTCCGCTTCGGATCTGAGAAAACCGTGGAACAAGGCGATATACGGATTGATGGTGCTGTGCATTGCGGTGATGATCTTTACGATGCTGTATCCAATCGGCATGACGATGTTTAACGGGCTGAAGAGCAATCAGGAGATCAATACGTTTCCGCCGCGCTTTTTCCCGTCGGAATGGCATTGGGATAACTTCCCGAAGGGGTGGGAATACATCGATCTGCCGATGTTTCTGAAGAATACGCTGCTTATTTTTGGCGGCAATCTGCTGGTGACGATTCTGGTACTGGGCTTGGCGGCATTCAGCATTTCCCGTATCCGGGTTCCCTATCACCGCGTCATCTATTTCTTCATTCTCATGACCTTGTTTATTCCGGCGTCGAGTTACATGATTCCGAACTTCGTCAATTTGAAGGAGCTGGGGCTGCTGAATTCCTACTGGGCCTTCTGGCTGCCGGCCGGAGCGAATGCGTACTTCTTCCTGCTGATCAAAAACTTCTTCGATGGCATTCATCCGGAGATCTTCGAGGCGGCACGCATCGATGGCGCTTCGGAGTTGAGCAGCTTCCTGCGAATTGCCGTACCGCTGTCTGTCCCGATTTTTGCAACGCTGGCGATTTTTATCTTCTCCACGGCATGGAATGACTGGTTCTGGCCGTCGCTGGTCATGCAGACGCAGGACAAGTACACGCTGGCCACGGCCATCTACAAGTATGTCATCAACGCAAGGAGCCTGGACAGCAGCATAAAATTCGCGATCCTGTTCATGGTTATGGTGCCGCCGATCTTCGTATTTCTGGTGTTCCAGAAATTCATTATGCGCAGCGTCAGTCTCTCGGCTGTTAAAGGGTAGGGCAGCGTGTACACCATCGTAGCCCTGCACATGATCGTCATATGAATGCACATCGTCCTTTCCGAGTTTCAATTTTATGATGGAGATAAGAAAGAACATTATCAATTCAATCAGGAAAAGGGGAGTATCCATGCGCAAGTTCTCAGCATTACTGATCTGCCTTATGCTGTTCAGCTCCTTGCTCGCCGCTTGCGGCGGAGGCAAAGCAGCGCCGGAGGCCGGCAATAAAGACGGAGGGACTGCCAATTCAGGCGGAACGACTGCAACGCAGACGGATGAACCGAAACAGGATATCGCGGATCAAAAGATAACGATCAAGATCCACTATCCGCTGCCGGATGATACAACGCTGCGTCAGCAGGAGGATGATAAAATCGCCCGTTTTCAGGCGAAATATCCGAACGTGACCATCGTGAAGGACGACTGGCAGTACAGCGTCAACGAAATTGGGGTCAAGATGGCTTCGAACGAAGCGCCGACATTTTATAACACTTGGGCTACGGAAGCACAGCTGCTCGTAGAGCGGGGCTGGGTGGCCGACATCACGGAGTTCTGGAACGAGTGGGAATACAAGGACGACATGAATCCCGTGCTCCAGGATCAATTCATCGTGGACGGCAAGGTGTATGGCGTTACGCAGAACGGGTATATCACGTCAACGATCGTGAACAAGAAGCTGCTGGATGCGAAGGGCGTACCGGTTCCGCCGATGGATTGGACGTGGGACGACATGTACAACACGGCGAAAGGGGCCGCAGATCCGAAGGCCGGCATATCCGGCATCGCGCCGATGGGCAAAGGTAATGAAGCGGGCTGGAACTGGACCAACTTCCTGTTCGAAGCCGGCGGGGATATCGAAGTGAACGAGGGTGGCAAAGTGAAGGCCGTGTTTAACTCGGAAGCCGGCGTGAAGGCGCTGGATTTCTATAAAAAGCTGAGATGGGAAGCGAATGCCATTCCGCAGGACTGGGCTCTCGGTTGGGGCGATGCCGTCAGCTCGTTCCAGCAGGGACGTACGGCGATGGTCATTGCAGGCGCATTTGACGTGATCCAGCCGGCATTGAACGAGGGCGGCATGAAGCCTGAGGATGTGCTGGCATATCCGATGCCTGCCATGGAGAAAGGCGGAGCGCATCACGGCATTTTGGGCGGTAATTATTTGGTCATCAACCCGAATGTCACGAAGGAAGAGCAGGAAATGGCTTTCCGTTACATCACGTTTGATTATTTTACGGATGATGCGCTGAAATCGGTGGAAGATACGATTAATGCCCGCAAAGCCGAAGGCAAATACTTTGTACCGACGCCGCTGGAATATTTCAGCGATGATTCCGAGTATGCCGCGAAGGTAAAAGCCATCTACGATAAGTACGACAACGTCTACAAATATGATCCGCAGCTCTTCAGCCTGTTGGAAGGCAAACCGGAAGCGCAATTCGGCACGCAGGATTATTATGCGGCGATGTCCAACGTTGTACAGGAGTCGTTCTCGAAGGAAGGCACGGATTCCAAGAAACAGCTGGATGAAACAGCCAAGCTGGTTCAGGAGAACTTCTTCGATAAGATCGAACAGAAGTAAGGGAGCGGCTGCCCCGAATGGGATTGGGGAGAATTCTGCAGCACAGTAAAGAGAGACGCCGGGGCGGCGTCTCTCTTTGCTTTCTCATATCCTTGGAAATAGTTGCTCAAGCCGGACGAAAGGTCAGCCCTTCTTAAACACGGTCGCCTGATTCGTGTCCGGATCCCGAAACTGCCACAGGCGACTTTTTTTATATTGGTATAATGATTGCTATTATGACAGCCCTAAGCCAAGTGACATCACGCTGCTTACTTGGAATCCGTCTTCGGAATGATTGTTTTGGCAATGCGGATCAGCTCTTCGGCAGCGATGTCACCCGTGGTAGAGTTGAGCGAAAGCATGTAGTGATGTCCGGTGGTTGGTTCTTCATAGACCCAGTCCAGCTGCGCCAGCTGCTCCGAGTTTCCGCCGCTCCACGTTTTTTGCAGCACGTCCTGCCCGTTGATCTCGATTTTCCGGCTGGTCATGCCCGTGCTCTCGTCCCAGTAGGAGGTCACGCTCCCGTGGTCCCCGTTATTCAGAATGGTAAGGGAGACTTTTTTATTGCCGCTGGCATAATATACAGTCGAAAGCCAGAATTGATCGGTGAACTTCACCGGCATCAGGGCGTAGTCCTTCCCGGAGGCTTTGGCTTTTTCAAGCAGCTTTTTGGCGATGTCGGCTTTTTCCTGCTCGGTCAGCGGGGTCACATCAGTCTCGCGTTCCATGTGCACGCTGGCGTTTTTGAACGTATATGTGCCCGAACCGGACAGTTCCTTGGCCAGCGGCAAACCGGGCACGTTCACCATGCTTTGCAGCTTGGCGAAATCCTTGACGGCATGCGGAGTGGATTTGATGTCGATGACATGCTTTGGATTATCCGGTACAACATAAATGATGGCGGCTTCACCCGGTTTGATCTGTTCGTCCCAGATGGTGTTCATGAGATGTATGCGGTTCAGTTCCTTTTTTGAATAGTTTTTTGGTGAAGGCGCCTGAGCGTCCGATTTCTCCTCATAGAGAACTTCCCCTTTGCTGTTGGTTAAGGAATGGTACTGTACGGCGGCAAATCCGGTCGATGCGGTAAGCAGCATGCCGGCCATTAAGAGAATGCTAACTTTGTATTTCACAAAAAATCGCTCCTTTTTAAGTTGTTTTTCCCGAATTTGGTTCATGACGTGTTCCTGGAGGGCCGTCCCCGGCGGTTCAACCCTTTGAAAGAGTGGTTTCAGGTCCTGATCGTTGTCCTTGCTCATTCGTTTCTTCCCCCTCTGCCATGGCGTAATGTTTGCGGAACTTGGCTGCGGCCCGCTCATATTTTTTCCTGAGATAGGTCGTGTTGTGTTTCAAAATCAGGCTGATCTCTTGATAGCTCTTGTCCTCGACACAGCGCAGGATGAGCAGGCTTCGTTCCTCGGCGGTCAGCCTGGCCAGCGCCCGGAGCACGGATGGATTGTAGTATTTGTGCTCGATGACCTGATCGACATGCCGGTTATCCTGATCCTTCTGATACAGAAAGGGGAGGAATCGGGATAGCTTTCGCTTGCGGAGGTAGTCGATGCACTGGTTGCAGGCGATGCTGTACAGCCAGGCTTCGAAGGGCTTGTCCGGTTCGAATTTAGATAGATTGCGGTAAGCTTTCAGAAAAGCTTCCTGGGTGCAATCTTCGGCTTCGGCATAGTCGCCAAGCATGTGATAGCAATAGTTGAAGATGGCTTTATTGCAACGGTTCATGATCAGCTCATATTTGTCGATCTCTCCCTTCAAAACATCAGCAACGATCTGATGGAATGCTGGTTCATCCAAGTGGTTTCACCCCTTTACAATTTGTATTACGTTTGGGCAAAGCACAAATGTGACAAATGGATTCAATAAATTTTGTTTGCAGGAGAGCGCAGTCGCCAAGATCGGGTTGAAGTAAAGGAGCGGCTGTCCCCGGATGGGATTTTGGAGAAGTCTGCAGCACAACAAAGAGAGACGCCGGAGCGGCGTCTCTCTTTGCTGTTTCATATCCTTACGATCGGGAGTTGACTTGGACCAGTGGTCAGCCCTCCTCGAGCACGACTGCCTGATTCGATAATTTGAATCAAGGGTACCGCAACGTCCCGCATATCTTAATAGATCTCGCTCGCATCCGCCGGCAGCTGCCGGACATGCTGCAGGAAGCCCGTTACGCGCTGATCCTGCCCCATATCATATTCAAAGCCCAGCTGCTCAGCGACATCCAGCGCGGTTCTGCGGAACAGCGCTCCCATCGTAAACAACGCCTCCCACACTTCTTCGTAGGTTCCGCGAGGGTAGGTGGACATCAGCTCGTTCCAGCTGTCCGCAGACAGGTAGTTTTTCAAGTACTTGCCGTTCTTGCCCACGCTGAGCGAGAAATCGGTCTGGGCGCCCACCTGCCACTCCAGCATTTTCATCAGCATCGGCCGCATGATGTTGTGGAAGTGGTCTTGGGCATACAGTATTTCTTCCCGCCACAAGCCCTTGGCTACATACGTGGATACCCACCAGAACTCATTGCAGCAATCCTCGAAAAAGGCTGCGGACGGACGCTTTACCCAAAAATCCTCGTCAGACGGAGCCGGAATCGCCGGGAACGCCTGATCTTTATCCATTAGGATTTGGATCAGTTTGTCCTCCTTGCAGTATTTTTCCTTCTCCTCGATGGGAATCAGGGTCATGTCAATCCGGTTGCCGT
This Paenibacillus sp. JZ16 DNA region includes the following protein-coding sequences:
- a CDS encoding carbohydrate ABC transporter permease, which encodes MKERGILSASDLRKPWNKAIYGLMVLCIAVMIFTMLYPIGMTMFNGLKSNQEINTFPPRFFPSEWHWDNFPKGWEYIDLPMFLKNTLLIFGGNLLVTILVLGLAAFSISRIRVPYHRVIYFFILMTLFIPASSYMIPNFVNLKELGLLNSYWAFWLPAGANAYFFLLIKNFFDGIHPEIFEAARIDGASELSSFLRIAVPLSVPIFATLAIFIFSTAWNDWFWPSLVMQTQDKYTLATAIYKYVINARSLDSSIKFAILFMVMVPPIFVFLVFQKFIMRSVSLSAVKG
- a CDS encoding ABC transporter substrate-binding protein, with product MRKFSALLICLMLFSSLLAACGGGKAAPEAGNKDGGTANSGGTTATQTDEPKQDIADQKITIKIHYPLPDDTTLRQQEDDKIARFQAKYPNVTIVKDDWQYSVNEIGVKMASNEAPTFYNTWATEAQLLVERGWVADITEFWNEWEYKDDMNPVLQDQFIVDGKVYGVTQNGYITSTIVNKKLLDAKGVPVPPMDWTWDDMYNTAKGAADPKAGISGIAPMGKGNEAGWNWTNFLFEAGGDIEVNEGGKVKAVFNSEAGVKALDFYKKLRWEANAIPQDWALGWGDAVSSFQQGRTAMVIAGAFDVIQPALNEGGMKPEDVLAYPMPAMEKGGAHHGILGGNYLVINPNVTKEEQEMAFRYITFDYFTDDALKSVEDTINARKAEGKYFVPTPLEYFSDDSEYAAKVKAIYDKYDNVYKYDPQLFSLLEGKPEAQFGTQDYYAAMSNVVQESFSKEGTDSKKQLDETAKLVQENFFDKIEQK
- a CDS encoding DUF4367 domain-containing protein, with product MSKDNDQDLKPLFQRVEPPGTALQEHVMNQIREKQLKKERFFVKYKVSILLMAGMLLTASTGFAAVQYHSLTNSKGEVLYEEKSDAQAPSPKNYSKKELNRIHLMNTIWDEQIKPGEAAIIYVVPDNPKHVIDIKSTPHAVKDFAKLQSMVNVPGLPLAKELSGSGTYTFKNASVHMERETDVTPLTEQEKADIAKKLLEKAKASGKDYALMPVKFTDQFWLSTVYYASGNKKVSLTILNNGDHGSVTSYWDESTGMTSRKIEINGQDVLQKTWSGGNSEQLAQLDWVYEEPTTGHHYMLSLNSTTGDIAAEELIRIAKTIIPKTDSK
- a CDS encoding RNA polymerase sigma factor, with the translated sequence MDEPAFHQIVADVLKGEIDKYELIMNRCNKAIFNYCYHMLGDYAEAEDCTQEAFLKAYRNLSKFEPDKPFEAWLYSIACNQCIDYLRKRKLSRFLPFLYQKDQDNRHVDQVIEHKYYNPSVLRALARLTAEERSLLILRCVEDKSYQEISLILKHNTTYLRKKYERAAAKFRKHYAMAEGEETNEQGQRSGPETTLSKG